Proteins encoded within one genomic window of Deltaproteobacteria bacterium:
- the fumC gene encoding class II fumarate hydratase, which produces MTLSQILADKNFRIEKDTMGDVRVPGLALWGAQTQRSTENFKIGGDRFPRELIKALGVLKKCAAMTNNHLGLLDDKKTNFITMAADEVIQGKLDAHFPLVVWQTGSGTQTNMNANEVIANRAMQMQSLTLPSKEIHPNDHVNKGQSSNDTFPTAMHLAVADQVYHRLIPALEKFFSSMIKKQNEFAGIVKIGRTHLMDATPLTLEQEFSGFSTQVKHSLQRVKNTLPYLHELAIGGTAVGTGLNTHPDFAVKVAESIAKETGISFVTAENKFEALATHDALVEVSGALKNLAVSLMKIANDIRLLGSGPRCGIGELHLPENEPGSSIMPGKVNPTQSEAMTMVCAQVVGNDVAVTIGGMNGHFQLNVFKPVIVFNILNSLRLLSDAMDSFRVNCLEGIQANTQQIKNHLDNSLMLVTALNPYIGYDNAAKIAKTAHKNGTTLKQEAIKLGLLTAEQFDKYVRPEEMISPLK; this is translated from the coding sequence ATGACTTTAAGTCAAATTTTAGCGGATAAAAATTTTCGAATAGAAAAAGATACCATGGGAGATGTCAGGGTGCCAGGCCTTGCTCTTTGGGGTGCGCAAACTCAAAGATCTACGGAAAACTTTAAAATTGGTGGAGATCGCTTTCCGCGTGAATTAATAAAGGCCTTGGGCGTTTTAAAAAAATGTGCGGCCATGACGAATAACCACCTAGGGTTGTTGGATGATAAAAAAACAAATTTTATTACAATGGCTGCGGATGAGGTGATTCAGGGGAAATTAGACGCTCACTTTCCTTTAGTGGTCTGGCAGACTGGCTCGGGAACGCAAACGAATATGAATGCCAATGAAGTCATTGCCAACCGAGCCATGCAAATGCAATCCCTAACTCTGCCATCAAAAGAAATTCATCCAAACGATCATGTTAATAAAGGGCAATCCTCTAATGATACCTTTCCAACTGCGATGCATTTGGCAGTTGCTGATCAGGTCTATCATCGATTAATTCCAGCATTGGAAAAGTTTTTTTCTTCGATGATTAAGAAACAAAATGAATTTGCAGGCATTGTAAAAATTGGAAGAACTCATCTGATGGATGCGACGCCCTTAACTTTGGAACAAGAATTTTCAGGGTTTTCAACTCAAGTAAAGCATTCTTTGCAAAGGGTTAAAAATACATTGCCCTACCTTCATGAGTTGGCCATTGGTGGAACAGCCGTGGGGACGGGGTTAAACACCCATCCAGATTTTGCTGTCAAGGTGGCCGAATCAATTGCTAAGGAAACGGGGATTTCTTTTGTTACGGCAGAGAATAAGTTTGAAGCTCTAGCCACTCACGATGCCTTGGTCGAAGTCAGCGGGGCCCTCAAGAATTTAGCAGTTTCCCTGATGAAGATAGCTAATGATATCCGACTCCTTGGCAGTGGCCCCAGATGCGGAATTGGGGAGCTTCACTTGCCTGAAAATGAGCCTGGAAGCTCTATTATGCCAGGAAAAGTAAATCCCACTCAAAGCGAAGCCATGACGATGGTTTGCGCTCAAGTCGTTGGTAATGATGTCGCGGTTACTATTGGTGGAATGAATGGACATTTTCAATTGAATGTATTTAAACCAGTTATTGTTTTTAACATTCTAAATAGTCTGAGATTGCTTTCTGATGCGATGGACAGTTTTAGGGTGAACTGCTTAGAGGGAATTCAGGCGAACACTCAGCAAATTAAAAATCATTTAGACAATTCTTTGATGTTGGTAACAGCGTTAAATCCTTATATTGGCTATGATAATGCGGCTAAAATCGCAAAAACCGCTCATAAGAATGGAACTACTTTAAAACAAGAAGCTATTAAATTGGGTTTGTTAACTGCAGAACAATTTGATAAATATGTAAGACCAGAAGAGATGATTTCTCCTCTGAAGTAA